One window of Microbacterium sediminis genomic DNA carries:
- a CDS encoding dolichyl-phosphate-mannose--protein mannosyltransferase, with protein MRIRARAWEWLAPLLLTVIAALPRLIALQHPHELVFDETYYVKDAWSLWNLGYEGTWPDDGDARFVAGETGAFSSDPSYVVHPPLGKWLIALGMALFGADSGWGWRFAVALAGIAAVPVLYAIGRRVSGSIAVGAVAGGLLAVDGLGISMSRVALLDNFLALFVLIAVLFVVIDRTQVRKRIESAPDSVFGPVLWRRPWVLAAGVALGAATAVKWSGLYALAGVGLWLVATDALERRRAGFEGWLPSAIVRQGPASFVLLVPIAAVTYLASWSGWLFTAGGYDRQSDPNPLIALWNYHSSVYGFHVGLTSGHPYASPAWQWPLLQRPTAMWVDHPAVGEATCAWSDDCMGVITSLPNPIAWYPGIAAIVFLAVVAVRTRSARFTVPLAGFAITWVPWLLYPQRTTFQFYSIALLPYVCLAVALALQWLCRDREPVLLPDPTPRERVDAARYAARQTRAWRMVSSGFVVIALASALYFLPLSTGILEPYRLWWLHMWLPGWI; from the coding sequence GTGAGGATCCGGGCGCGCGCGTGGGAGTGGCTCGCGCCGTTGCTGCTGACGGTGATCGCCGCGCTGCCGCGGCTGATCGCCCTGCAGCACCCCCACGAGCTCGTGTTCGACGAGACCTACTACGTCAAGGACGCCTGGTCGCTGTGGAACCTCGGTTACGAGGGCACGTGGCCCGACGACGGGGACGCCCGGTTCGTCGCGGGCGAGACCGGCGCGTTCTCGAGCGATCCGTCGTACGTGGTGCATCCGCCGCTCGGCAAGTGGCTGATCGCGCTGGGCATGGCGCTGTTCGGCGCCGACAGCGGCTGGGGGTGGCGCTTCGCCGTAGCGCTCGCCGGCATCGCCGCGGTGCCCGTGCTGTACGCGATCGGGCGGCGGGTGTCGGGATCGATCGCGGTCGGCGCGGTCGCGGGCGGTCTGCTCGCGGTCGACGGGCTCGGCATCTCGATGAGCCGGGTGGCGCTGCTGGACAACTTCCTCGCGCTGTTCGTGCTGATCGCGGTGCTGTTCGTCGTGATCGATCGCACGCAGGTGCGCAAGCGGATCGAGAGCGCGCCCGACTCGGTGTTCGGTCCGGTGCTGTGGCGGCGCCCGTGGGTCCTCGCCGCGGGCGTCGCGCTGGGCGCGGCGACGGCGGTGAAGTGGTCGGGCCTGTACGCGCTGGCCGGCGTGGGCCTGTGGCTCGTCGCCACCGACGCGCTGGAGCGCCGCCGCGCCGGCTTCGAGGGCTGGCTGCCGAGCGCGATCGTCCGGCAGGGGCCGGCGTCGTTCGTGCTGCTCGTGCCGATCGCGGCGGTGACGTACCTGGCCTCGTGGTCGGGATGGCTGTTCACGGCCGGCGGCTACGACCGCCAGTCCGATCCGAACCCGCTGATCGCGCTGTGGAACTACCACTCGTCGGTGTACGGCTTCCACGTGGGGCTCACGAGCGGCCACCCCTACGCGAGCCCGGCGTGGCAGTGGCCGCTGCTGCAGCGCCCCACCGCGATGTGGGTGGATCACCCCGCCGTCGGCGAGGCGACGTGCGCGTGGAGCGACGACTGCATGGGCGTGATCACGAGCCTGCCCAATCCGATCGCGTGGTACCCCGGGATCGCGGCGATCGTGTTCCTCGCCGTCGTCGCGGTGCGCACGCGCAGCGCCCGCTTCACGGTGCCGCTGGCCGGGTTCGCGATCACGTGGGTGCCGTGGCTGCTCTACCCGCAGCGCACGACGTTCCAGTTCTACTCGATCGCCCTGCTGCCGTACGTGTGCCTGGCGGTCGCGCTGGCGCTCCAGTGGCTCTGCCGCGACCGCGAGCCGGTGCTGCTGCCCGACCCGACGCCGCGCGAGCGGGTCGACGCCGCCCGGTACGCGGCCCGCCAGACCCGCGCCTGGCGCATGGTCTCGTCCGGCTTCGTCGTGATCGCGCTCGCGTCGGCGCTGTACTTCCTGCCGCTGTCGACGGGGATCCTCGAGCCGTACCGGCTGTGGTGGCTGCACATGTGGCTGCCCGGCTGGATCTGA
- a CDS encoding glycosyltransferase, with protein MTRRLVIVVRADPVICGHSGEARNLAEAALLRGFDEVRIVTWPIERLESAGLPLKPLDSVLPYSEGIHVERPEPVGDYKVVDGRYIGGLIGRLVELFTDGVPTVAMSLYLSPHTTAVTDAVEVARRTGLPVNVITVAEAVGSDITNVVRQCIEADRFGAAAHVLESYLASDVCVAVSQYTKDLIVEEARHLDTKHGTSYAARCEEKVAISYPAINAALFVGLEPEDVDRHLAARGLERDGYVFYLSRLARAKGVDDLIAGFAAAEAATDRQLVIAGRGPEEMELRAIAAASPAADRIRFLVDVDDAEKPFLFAGAAAYVLPTKPRPEFIETFGIALAEKALSGGGPAITTLTGGVGEAVGDTAIIIDVDAPEQIAAAIDRALSMGSAERAEWEDRAREYALQFDRASVFDALFERVTAVEAERERVRAAS; from the coding sequence ATGACCCGCCGACTCGTCATCGTCGTCCGAGCCGACCCCGTGATCTGCGGGCATTCCGGCGAAGCCCGCAACCTCGCCGAGGCCGCGCTGCTGCGCGGATTCGACGAGGTGCGGATCGTCACGTGGCCCATCGAGCGCCTCGAATCCGCCGGACTGCCCCTCAAGCCGCTCGACTCCGTGCTGCCGTACAGCGAGGGCATCCACGTGGAGCGTCCCGAGCCGGTCGGCGACTACAAGGTGGTCGACGGGCGCTACATCGGCGGGCTCATCGGGCGCCTCGTGGAGCTGTTCACCGACGGCGTTCCGACCGTCGCGATGTCGCTGTACCTGTCGCCGCACACCACGGCCGTCACCGACGCCGTCGAGGTCGCGCGCCGCACGGGGCTGCCGGTCAACGTGATCACCGTGGCGGAGGCCGTGGGCTCGGACATCACCAACGTGGTGCGGCAGTGCATCGAGGCCGACCGCTTCGGCGCCGCCGCGCACGTGCTCGAGTCGTACCTCGCCAGCGACGTCTGCGTCGCCGTGAGCCAGTACACCAAGGACCTCATCGTCGAGGAGGCCCGCCACCTCGACACCAAGCACGGCACGAGCTACGCGGCCCGCTGCGAGGAGAAGGTGGCGATCTCGTACCCCGCGATCAACGCGGCGCTGTTCGTCGGCCTCGAGCCCGAGGACGTCGACCGCCACCTCGCCGCCCGCGGGCTCGAACGCGACGGGTACGTGTTCTACCTCTCGCGGCTGGCGCGTGCCAAGGGCGTCGACGACCTCATCGCGGGCTTCGCCGCCGCCGAGGCCGCGACGGACCGGCAGCTGGTGATCGCCGGGCGCGGCCCGGAGGAGATGGAGCTGCGGGCGATCGCCGCCGCGTCGCCGGCCGCCGACCGCATCCGGTTCCTCGTCGACGTGGACGACGCGGAGAAGCCGTTCCTCTTCGCGGGCGCGGCCGCGTACGTGCTGCCGACCAAGCCGCGGCCGGAGTTCATCGAGACCTTCGGCATCGCGCTCGCCGAGAAGGCGCTCTCCGGCGGCGGCCCCGCGATCACGACGCTCACCGGCGGCGTGGGAGAGGCCGTGGGCGACACCGCGATCATCATCGACGTCGACGCCCCCGAGCAGATCGCCGCGGCGATCGACCGGGCGCTGTCGATGGGGTCCGCCGAGCGCGCGGAGTGGGAGGACCGGGCGCGCGAGTACGCGCTCCAGTTCGACCGCGCCAGCGTCTTCGATGCGCTGTTCGAGCGCGTCACCGCCGTCGAGGCGGAGCGCGAGCGGGTGCGCGCGGCGTCGTGA
- the hrpA gene encoding ATP-dependent RNA helicase HrpA, whose product MPEPIITYPPELPVSAARDEIAAALRENQVVIVAGATGSGKTTQLPKIALELGRTRIAHTQPRRLAARTIAERVAEELQVELGGIVGYKVRFTDQISDATRIALMTDGILLNEIHRDRLLRRYDTIIVDEAHERSLNVDFLLGYLRRILPERPDLKVVITSATIDPESFARHFAAADGTPAPIIEVSGRTFPVEIRYRPLVDEAEERPARDAEPQDEVSAIVAALRELDREAPGDVLVFLPGEAEIRDAADAVRGAFANQAAPTEVLPLYGRLSAAEQHRVFERSTVAGVRRRVVLATNVAETSLTVPGIKYVIDTGTARISRYSNRAKVQRLPIEPISQASAQQRSGRAGRTSDGIAIRLYSEEDFEKRPEFTEPEILRTSLASVILQMLALGFGDITEFPFLTPPDSRGVKAALDLLVELGAVRLGRGQPSLTRIGRDIARLPIDPRFARMLIEAGRTGVQEEVLAIVAGLSIQDVRERPEDQREQADQAHARFADPASDFLGLLKLWDHLREQQRALGSSAFRRLCRSEFLNYVRVREWFDVHRQLRGMLPKPKRGSESLVDRSGEAAKRRRTEQASEASASRSRSTPESGHPQGEAIHRALLAGLLSQIGTLDTRDAKAAPKDRRPAPAEYRGARGIRFSIFPGSALRRQRPQAVMAAELVETSRLFARTVARIDPAWAEPLAGDLAKRQVSEPHWSKDAGAAVAYEKVTLYGVEIVPRRRIQFARVDRPGARDLFLRHALVEGDWDPSVLPQHLTQFLRQNAELRRRLEKLEERERRRDILAGDEAVYAFYDERIPQDVFDVRSFEAWWREGVARQPKLLTMREQDLVDGAATSDARDFPTKWTQGDQTLGLAYRFEPGAPDDGVTVVIPLPLLAQIEPAGFDWQVPGMRDELITAMLKALPKAIRRHVVPAADWAARFSEELAGQGPEDHAGRPAATLADVLARLVRRQANQPVGADAFELDRVPEHLKMSFRAVDQRGRALASDRDLATLQQRLAGKARDSVARQLDRAGSRAPKGAGRVAEATTIHASIERTGLTDWDLGELPEVVDTKVAGGVVRGYPALVDRKESVEIRVEATAEAARRVSRAGVRRLVLLQVPSPVSYIQEHLTANEKLALAASPYASARAVIEDCRAAVADAVLDRHGPVRTRAQFEAVRDEVSRGSVDDVLATVSLVARILTAAREVEKAMKRANSMTLLGALNDVRGQLAGLVHPGFVLATGLDRLRHLPRYLEGARIRLEQLPDNPGRDRAWMTEYERAAAAFAEAGGAIPLPADAPPQLVAARWLLEELRVSLFAQRLGTAEAVSVQRIQKALR is encoded by the coding sequence ATGCCCGAGCCGATCATCACCTATCCCCCGGAGCTGCCCGTCAGCGCCGCGCGGGACGAGATCGCGGCGGCGCTGCGCGAGAACCAGGTCGTGATCGTGGCCGGCGCGACCGGGTCGGGCAAGACGACGCAGCTGCCGAAGATCGCCCTCGAGCTCGGGCGCACGCGGATCGCGCACACCCAGCCGCGCCGGCTCGCCGCGCGCACGATCGCGGAGCGCGTGGCCGAGGAGCTGCAGGTGGAGCTCGGCGGGATCGTCGGCTACAAGGTGCGCTTCACCGATCAGATCTCCGACGCGACCCGCATCGCGCTGATGACCGACGGGATCCTCCTCAACGAGATCCACCGCGACCGGCTACTGCGCCGCTACGACACGATCATCGTGGACGAGGCGCACGAGCGATCGCTCAACGTGGACTTCCTCCTCGGCTACCTGCGTCGGATCCTGCCCGAGCGGCCGGACCTGAAGGTGGTCATCACCTCGGCGACGATCGATCCGGAGTCGTTCGCCCGCCACTTCGCCGCCGCCGACGGCACGCCGGCGCCGATCATCGAGGTCTCAGGCCGCACGTTCCCCGTGGAGATCCGCTATCGGCCGCTCGTGGACGAGGCCGAGGAACGACCGGCGCGAGACGCCGAGCCGCAGGACGAGGTGTCGGCGATCGTGGCGGCCCTGCGCGAGCTCGACCGCGAGGCGCCGGGCGACGTGCTCGTGTTCCTGCCCGGCGAGGCCGAGATCCGCGACGCCGCCGATGCGGTGCGGGGCGCGTTCGCGAACCAGGCCGCGCCGACGGAGGTGCTCCCGCTCTACGGCCGCCTGAGCGCCGCCGAGCAGCACCGGGTGTTCGAGCGATCCACCGTCGCGGGCGTCAGGCGCCGCGTCGTGCTCGCCACGAACGTGGCCGAGACCTCGCTCACCGTGCCGGGCATCAAGTACGTGATCGACACGGGAACGGCGCGCATCTCGCGCTACTCGAACCGCGCCAAGGTGCAGCGCCTGCCCATCGAGCCGATCTCGCAGGCCTCGGCGCAGCAGCGGTCGGGCCGCGCCGGCCGCACGAGCGACGGCATCGCGATCCGCCTCTACTCCGAGGAGGACTTCGAGAAGCGGCCGGAGTTCACCGAGCCCGAGATCCTGCGCACGTCGCTGGCCTCGGTCATCCTGCAGATGCTCGCGCTCGGCTTCGGCGACATCACGGAGTTCCCGTTCCTCACCCCGCCCGACTCGCGCGGCGTGAAGGCGGCGCTCGACCTGCTCGTGGAGCTCGGGGCGGTGCGCCTGGGCCGCGGGCAGCCGAGCCTGACGCGCATCGGCCGCGACATCGCCCGGCTGCCGATCGACCCCCGCTTCGCGCGCATGCTCATCGAGGCCGGGCGCACGGGCGTGCAGGAGGAGGTGCTCGCGATCGTCGCGGGCCTGTCGATCCAGGACGTGCGCGAGCGGCCGGAGGATCAGCGCGAGCAGGCGGATCAGGCGCACGCGCGGTTCGCCGACCCCGCCAGCGACTTCCTGGGCCTGCTGAAGCTGTGGGACCACCTGCGCGAGCAGCAGCGCGCCCTGGGCTCGAGCGCGTTCCGCCGGCTGTGCCGCAGCGAGTTCCTCAACTACGTGCGCGTGCGCGAGTGGTTCGACGTGCACCGCCAGCTGCGCGGCATGCTCCCCAAGCCGAAGCGCGGGTCCGAATCGCTCGTCGACCGGAGCGGCGAAGCCGCGAAGCGGAGACGGACCGAGCAAGCGAGCGAAGCGAGCGCGTCGAGGTCACGGAGCACCCCGGAGTCCGGCCACCCCCAGGGCGAGGCGATCCACCGGGCCCTGCTCGCGGGCCTGCTCTCGCAGATCGGCACACTCGATACGCGCGACGCCAAGGCCGCCCCCAAGGATCGCCGCCCCGCCCCGGCGGAGTACCGCGGCGCGCGCGGCATCCGCTTTTCGATCTTCCCCGGCTCGGCGCTGCGCCGGCAGCGGCCGCAGGCCGTCATGGCCGCCGAGCTCGTGGAGACGTCGCGGCTGTTCGCGCGCACCGTCGCCCGCATCGATCCGGCCTGGGCGGAGCCGCTGGCCGGCGACCTCGCCAAGCGTCAGGTGAGCGAGCCGCACTGGTCGAAGGACGCCGGGGCGGCGGTGGCATACGAGAAGGTCACGCTGTACGGCGTCGAGATCGTGCCGCGTCGGCGCATCCAGTTCGCCCGTGTGGATCGCCCCGGCGCCCGCGACCTGTTCCTGCGTCACGCCCTCGTCGAGGGAGACTGGGATCCCTCGGTCCTGCCGCAGCACCTCACCCAGTTCCTGCGCCAGAACGCCGAGCTGCGGCGCCGGCTCGAGAAGCTCGAGGAGCGCGAGCGCCGCCGCGACATCCTCGCCGGCGACGAGGCCGTCTACGCGTTCTACGACGAGCGGATCCCGCAGGACGTGTTCGACGTGCGCTCGTTCGAGGCGTGGTGGCGCGAGGGCGTGGCCCGTCAGCCGAAGCTGCTGACGATGCGCGAGCAGGACCTCGTCGACGGCGCCGCCACGTCGGATGCCCGCGATTTCCCCACGAAGTGGACGCAGGGCGATCAGACGCTCGGCCTGGCCTACCGGTTCGAGCCGGGCGCCCCGGACGACGGCGTCACGGTCGTGATCCCCCTGCCCCTGCTCGCGCAGATCGAGCCGGCGGGCTTCGACTGGCAGGTTCCGGGCATGCGCGACGAGCTCATCACCGCCATGCTCAAGGCGCTGCCGAAGGCCATCCGGCGCCACGTGGTGCCGGCGGCCGACTGGGCCGCGAGGTTCTCGGAGGAACTGGCGGGCCAGGGTCCGGAGGATCACGCCGGACGCCCGGCCGCGACGCTCGCGGACGTGCTCGCCCGGCTCGTGCGACGGCAGGCGAATCAGCCGGTCGGAGCCGACGCCTTCGAGCTCGACCGCGTGCCGGAGCACCTGAAGATGTCGTTCCGCGCGGTGGATCAGCGCGGCCGCGCCCTCGCGTCGGATCGCGACCTGGCGACCCTGCAGCAGCGGCTGGCCGGCAAGGCCCGCGACAGCGTGGCCCGTCAGCTGGATCGCGCCGGCTCGCGCGCTCCGAAGGGCGCGGGCCGCGTGGCCGAGGCCACGACGATCCACGCCTCGATCGAGCGCACCGGCCTCACCGACTGGGACCTCGGCGAGCTGCCCGAGGTGGTCGACACCAAGGTGGCCGGCGGCGTGGTCCGCGGCTATCCCGCGCTCGTCGACCGCAAGGAGAGCGTCGAGATCCGCGTGGAGGCCACGGCCGAGGCCGCACGCCGAGTGAGCCGCGCGGGCGTGCGCCGCCTCGTGCTGCTGCAGGTGCCGAGCCCGGTGTCGTACATCCAGGAGCACCTCACCGCGAACGAGAAGCTCGCCCTCGCCGCCTCGCCGTACGCGTCGGCCCGCGCCGTGATCGAGGACTGCCGCGCGGCCGTCGCCGACGCCGTGCTGGATCGCCACGGCCCCGTCCGCACGCGCGCGCAGTTCGAGGCGGTGCGCGACGAGGTGAGTCGCGGATCGGTCGACGACGTGCTCGCGACGGTGTCTCTCGTGGCGCGGATCCTCACGGCCGCCCGCGAGGTCGAGAAGGCGATGAAGCGCGCCAACTCGATGACGCTGCTCGGCGCGCTCAACGACGTGCGGGGGCAGCTGGCCGGGCTCGTGCACCCCGGATTCGTGCTCGCGACCGGCCTCGATCGCCTCCGCCACCTGCCGCGCTACCTCGAGGGCGCGCGGATCCGCCTCGAGCAGCTCCCCGACAACCCGGGCCGCGACCGCGCGTGGATGACGGAGTACGAGCGCGCCGCCGCCGCGTTCGCCGAGGCGGGCGGCGCGATCCCGCTCCCCGCCGATGCTCCCCCGCAGCTGGTCGCCGCCCGCTGGCTGCTCGAGGAGCTGCGCGTGAGCCTGTTCGCCCAGCGCCTGGGCACCGCCGAGGCCGTCTCGGTGCAGCGCATCCAGAAGGCGCTTCGGTGA
- a CDS encoding aldo/keto reductase has protein sequence MTVPTVKLNSGYEIPQLGFGVFLVPPAEAEKAVSEALEVGYRHIDTAAIYKNEEGVGAAIAKSGIPREELFITTKLWNDRQSGEQPHDAIRESLDKLGLEYVDLYLTHWPTPQRDTYSNAWQKLIEIRDAGLSRSIGVSNHLPEHLDRIVKDTGVVPAVDQIELHPAYQQADVLAWGEANGMKIESWGPLGQGKYPLFENPAVAAAAEAHGKTPAQVVIRWHLQRGFIVFPKSVRTERMAENFDVFGFELTAAEMDAITALDPGDGSGRVASHPSEVN, from the coding sequence ATGACCGTTCCCACCGTGAAGCTCAACTCCGGTTACGAGATCCCGCAGCTCGGTTTCGGCGTCTTCCTCGTGCCCCCGGCCGAGGCCGAGAAGGCCGTCAGCGAGGCGCTCGAGGTCGGCTACCGCCACATCGACACCGCCGCCATCTACAAGAACGAGGAGGGCGTGGGCGCCGCGATCGCGAAGAGCGGCATCCCGCGTGAGGAGCTCTTCATCACGACGAAGCTCTGGAACGACCGCCAGTCGGGCGAGCAGCCGCACGACGCGATCCGCGAGAGCCTCGACAAGCTCGGCCTGGAGTACGTCGACCTCTACCTGACGCACTGGCCCACGCCGCAGCGCGACACCTACTCGAACGCCTGGCAGAAGCTCATCGAGATCCGCGACGCGGGCCTGTCGCGCTCGATCGGCGTCTCGAACCACCTGCCCGAGCACCTCGATCGCATCGTGAAGGACACCGGTGTCGTGCCGGCCGTCGACCAGATCGAGCTGCACCCCGCCTACCAGCAGGCCGACGTCCTCGCCTGGGGCGAGGCCAACGGCATGAAGATCGAGTCGTGGGGTCCGCTGGGTCAGGGCAAGTACCCGCTGTTCGAGAACCCCGCCGTCGCCGCGGCCGCCGAGGCGCACGGCAAGACGCCGGCGCAGGTCGTCATCCGCTGGCACCTGCAGCGCGGCTTCATCGTGTTCCCCAAGTCGGTGCGCACCGAGCGCATGGCCGAGAACTTCGACGTCTTCGGCTTCGAGCTCACCGCCGCCGAGATGGACGCGATCACCGCGCTCGACCCGGGCGACGGTTCGGGCCGCGTCGCCTCGCACCCGTCCGAGGTCAACTGA